A section of the Citrus sinensis cultivar Valencia sweet orange chromosome 8, DVS_A1.0, whole genome shotgun sequence genome encodes:
- the LOC102631019 gene encoding lignin-forming anionic peroxidase-like has translation MASLSQTNKFTCTIFVSMLLLIISTQSEAQLSPTFYDATCPSALNTIRTGIRNAVSRERRMSASLIRLHFHDCFVQGCDASILLDDSSFIDSEKNALPNFKSARGFEVIDSVKSQLERVCPGVVSCADIVAVAARDASFAVGGPSWTVKLGRRDSTTASRSLAQNLPSFTDGLEKLISTFATKGLNARDLVALSGAHTIGQAQCAFFRDRIYSNQSNIDAGFASTRRRQCPANGGDSNLSPLDLVTPNSFDNNYFKNLIQKKGLLASDQVLFSGGSTDSIVDEYS, from the exons ATGGCTTCTCTTTCTCAAACAAATAAGTTCACGTGTACAATTTTTGTCTCCATGTTGTTGTTGATCATCTCTACGCAATCTGAAGCACAACTCTCACCAACATTTTACGATGCCACTTGCCCAAGTGCCCTCAACACAATCCGAACAGGCATTAGAAATGCTGTTTCACGAGAGCGTAGGATGTCGGCATCCCTCATTCGCCTCCATTTTCATGATTGCTTCGTTCAAGGTTGTGACGCGTCCATTTTGTTGGACGATTCCTCCTTCATTGACAGCGAGAAAAATGCACttccaaattttaaatcagCTAGAGGGTTCGAAGTTATAGATAGTGTCAAGTCTCAACTGGAAAGAGTTTGCCCTGGAGTTGTTTCATGCGCTGATATCGTTGCTGTCGCAGCCCGTGATGCTTCTTTTGCT GTTGGTGGACCATCATGGACTGTTAAGCTTGGTCGAAGAGACTCAACAACTGCAAGCAGAAGCTTAGCACAAAACCTCCCCAGCTTTACAGATGGATTGGAAAAACTTATTTCCACCTTCGCTACCAAAGGCTTGAATGCAAGAGACTTGGTCGCCCTTTCAG GAGCTCATACAATTGGCCAAGCACAGTGTGCATTTTTCCGTGATAGGATTTATAGCAATCAAAGCAATATTGATGCTGGATTCGCGAGCACTCGTAGACGTCAGTGTCCGGCTAATGGTGGTGACAGCAATCTATCACCACTTGATTTAGTAACACCCAATTCTTTCGATAACAATTACTTCAAGAATCTCATTCAGAAGAAGGGACTTCTTGCATCAGACCAAGTTCTGTTTAGTGGTGGATCGACTGACTCCATTGTTGATGAATATAGCTAA